Genomic segment of Kibdelosporangium phytohabitans:
GCCGCGGCGGTCGAGGGACGGCCGAACGTCGAACTGCACATCCAGCCCGACGGCGGGCACGCCTTCCACAACCGGGTGGCGCCGCGGTTCCACCAGCCCGAACCAGCCGAACGCGCGTGGGCGCTGGCCGTGGAGTTCCTCCGGAAGAACCTCGTTTGACCTGGTCGCCGCCGGTGGTCGCGCGGTTGCGCCACCGGTGGCGGGAGGTTGCCGATTCAGGGCGTTCCCGGATGCCACGCGTGGTGCGGTCACGTAGAAAGATCTCCGTGTCCCTATCGAGAAGAGTGATCACGCTCGCCGCCGCGGTCGCGGTGGCTGTCCCGCTGGTGGCGACGCCAGGTTCAGCGGAGCACCGAGGTTTCTCCGCCGTCGTGCGGTACACCGAGAACGGCGTCCCGCACATCAAGGCGAACGATTTCCCCAGCCTGGGTTTCGGGTTCGGCTACGCCGCGGCGAAGGACAACATCTGCCAGATCGCGGATCTCTACGTGACGCTGAGCGCGCGCCGCTCGGAGTTCTTCGGCCCGGACAAGCCCGGCAACTCCGCGGTGGGCAGCGCGTCGACGAGCCTGGCCAGCGACCTGTACTTCCAGCAGGTCAACGACTCGCGGGTGGTGGAGGAGACGCTCCGGCAGCGCCCGCCGCTCGGCCCGCGCCAGGAAGCCCGCGAGGTCATCGCCGGCTACGTGGCCGGCTACAACCGGTTCGTCCGGGAGCGCCGGATCACCGACCCGGCCTGCCGCGACGCCAAGTGGGTCCGGCCGATCGCGGAGATCGACGTCTACCGCCACCTGCACGCCCTGGGCACGATGAGCGGCCAGGCGCTCGTGATGGACCAGATCACCTCGGCCCAGCCACCGGCCGCCCCGGTGACAGCGCCCGAGATCCCGCGGGACGCGGCGGCCAGGGTCACCAACGCCCTCGATGCGACCAAGGACATGGGCAGCAACGGGTTCGCCTTCGGCCGTGACGCCACGGCCAACGGCAAGGGCCTGCTGCTGGGCAACCCGCACTTCCCCTGGCAGGGCGGCCGCCGGTTCTGGCAGTCCCAGCTGACCGTCCCCGGCAAGCTGGACGTTTCAGGCGCGAGCCTGCTCGGCCTGCCCTTTGTGCAGATCGGCTACACAAGGGATGTCGCCTGGACCCACACGGTGGCCACCCCGCGCACATTCGGCCTGTACCAGCTGCGACTGGTGCCGGGTTCGCCGACGACCTACCTGGTCGACGGCAAGCCGGAGCAGATGACCAGCCGCAAGGTGACCGTGCGCAGCCGCGACGCCGACGGCAAACCGGTGGACGTCGAACGGACGCTGTGGTCCACCCGGTACGGCCCGGTGGTCGGGCCGGCGCTCGGTCTGCCGCTGAACTGGACGACCACCACGGCCTACGCGATGCGCGACGGCAACTGGGGCAACATCCGCTCGGTCAACACGTGGTTCGAGATGGCGCAGGCCCGCGACACCCGCGGCATCGTCAAGGCGCTGTCGGACACCCTCGGCTCGCCGTGGGTCAACACGATCGCCACCGACCGGTCGGGCAACGCGACCTACGCCGACGTCCAGGCGGTCCCGAACATCACCGACGAACTGGCGCGGCAGTGCAGCACGCCACTGGGTGCGGCGGTGTTCCCGTCCACCGGCCTCGCCGTGCTCGACGGCGCGAACACCAGCTGTGCCTGGGGCAACGACCGGGACGCGGTCGTGCCCGGACTGCTTGGCCCGTCCAAGCAGCCAGTGCTGACCAGGCCGGACTACGTGGCCAACTCCAACGACAGCGCCTGGCTGACCAACCCGGCCGCGCCGATCACGAACTACCCGCGGATCGTCGGCGACGTGGCCACCGAGCGCGGCCCCCGCACCCGGATGGCGATCACGGAGCTGGACGGCAAGCGGTTCTCCAGGCAGGCCATCCAGGACACCTTGTTCACCGACCGCAGCCTCATCGGCCAGATCGCCGCGGGTGACACGGCAAAGATGTGCGACACGCTGCCGGATGTCGCGGACGCCTGCGCGGCGATCAGACAATGGGACAAGTCGTACTCCACATGGAGCAAAGGCGCGCTGCTGTTCGAGCGGTTCTGGATGAAGGTCCCGCAGGGCTCGTGGAAGATGCCGTTCAACGCCGCCGACCCGGTCCGCACACCCAACACGCTCAACACCGACAGCCCAGCGGTCCGCAAGGCCTTCACCGACGCCGTCGCCGAACTGCGCGCCGCGAAGATCCCGATGGACGCCCCACTCGGCCAGAACCAGTACGTCGTCCGAAACGGCGAACGCATCCCGGTCCACGGCGCGCCCAACAATCTCGGCGTGCTCAACATGCAGGTCCCGATATGGGACCCGGCCAAGGGCAATACCGAATTGGCGCACGGATCCAGCTACATCCAGGCCGTGTCATTCGACAACGACAGCTGCCCGGACGTGCGGACGTTGCTCACGTACTCCCAGTCCACCGATCCGACCTCGCCGCATTTCGCCGACCAGACGAAACTGTTCTCCCGAGGCGAATGGGCCCGCGGCCGGTTCTGTGAGCACGAGATCCTGACATCACCCGCGCTGAAGATCGTCTATTTGTTCCAGAGATGACACCCGGTCGGGAAAGAATGCTTGACGGAGCGAGCCGGGCTTGCTCCGTCAAGCAACCTCCCTGATTCGCTGTAGTGAAAAATCAGCCAACCTTCAAATAGAGTCCCGAATTCGCGGTCGCGCGGTCCACCAGTTGCGCGGTGTTCCAGCCCAGCGGCCGGATCCCGGCCAGCAACCGTGCCCGGACAATGGGTGACCGCCGCATGTGCCGGGCGAAAGACCATTTCAGCAGCACCCGCCCGCGCGCCACCTGACCGGCGAGCGCCTCAGCGGGCGTGCAGTCGATCCAGAGGAAATGCCGGTCCCGCCCCGACAGGGCGCCGATCAACGCGAACAACGTCCGTGAGCCCGCACCCGTCGCCGGGTCGTGCACCAGCACCGGCCGCCGTGAGAACAGCACGACCGCCAGTACACGCGCGGCGTGCAGCACGTGCACCAGCGGCCGGTACCAGCCGTACGGGACCGAACGGGGAAACAGACGCGCCATCAAGGACCGAACGTGGTCGGTGTCGAGCACGCGAATAGGCACGTTGGCCTGGGTTCGCCGCAGCAACGTGCTCTTGCCGGAACCCGGCAGGCCCGCCACGACGACCAGCGCCCGGCTTTCGACCGTAATGTCCATATCCGGACAACGTACGGCTGTCCGCGTCAGTTCTCCCGATGAACTTCTTTCAGGGTTCACCCCTGACCCGTCACCCGGCGGGCACCTCGGCCCGCCGGGTCACAGGCGCCGGGTCACTCCGCAGCTGGGGCCTCGACCCGCGGGAACAGCGCCGCGGACTTGGTCACCTGCACGCCGGCCAGCGAGTCGAGCCAGTTCTGGGCGCCGGGGACGGCGTCCGGCTCGGAGCCCAGCGTGCGCACGATCGACTCGGCGGCCTCCGGCAGGAACGGCAGCAGCAGCCGACCCAGCTGGCGCACCGCGCCGACCAGGTAGTGCAGCGTGGTGTCCAGCGCCGCGGCCTGGGCCGGGTCCTTGGCCAGGTGCCACG
This window contains:
- a CDS encoding penicillin acylase family protein, with the translated sequence MSLSRRVITLAAAVAVAVPLVATPGSAEHRGFSAVVRYTENGVPHIKANDFPSLGFGFGYAAAKDNICQIADLYVTLSARRSEFFGPDKPGNSAVGSASTSLASDLYFQQVNDSRVVEETLRQRPPLGPRQEAREVIAGYVAGYNRFVRERRITDPACRDAKWVRPIAEIDVYRHLHALGTMSGQALVMDQITSAQPPAAPVTAPEIPRDAAARVTNALDATKDMGSNGFAFGRDATANGKGLLLGNPHFPWQGGRRFWQSQLTVPGKLDVSGASLLGLPFVQIGYTRDVAWTHTVATPRTFGLYQLRLVPGSPTTYLVDGKPEQMTSRKVTVRSRDADGKPVDVERTLWSTRYGPVVGPALGLPLNWTTTTAYAMRDGNWGNIRSVNTWFEMAQARDTRGIVKALSDTLGSPWVNTIATDRSGNATYADVQAVPNITDELARQCSTPLGAAVFPSTGLAVLDGANTSCAWGNDRDAVVPGLLGPSKQPVLTRPDYVANSNDSAWLTNPAAPITNYPRIVGDVATERGPRTRMAITELDGKRFSRQAIQDTLFTDRSLIGQIAAGDTAKMCDTLPDVADACAAIRQWDKSYSTWSKGALLFERFWMKVPQGSWKMPFNAADPVRTPNTLNTDSPAVRKAFTDAVAELRAAKIPMDAPLGQNQYVVRNGERIPVHGAPNNLGVLNMQVPIWDPAKGNTELAHGSSYIQAVSFDNDSCPDVRTLLTYSQSTDPTSPHFADQTKLFSRGEWARGRFCEHEILTSPALKIVYLFQR
- a CDS encoding AAA family ATPase, giving the protein MDITVESRALVVVAGLPGSGKSTLLRRTQANVPIRVLDTDHVRSLMARLFPRSVPYGWYRPLVHVLHAARVLAVVLFSRRPVLVHDPATGAGSRTLFALIGALSGRDRHFLWIDCTPAEALAGQVARGRVLLKWSFARHMRRSPIVRARLLAGIRPLGWNTAQLVDRATANSGLYLKVG